CGCTATTCGGCTCAAGACGGCGCAGCCGGACGGCAGCTCGTGACTTTCGATCCCGTACGGATCACGGAACGGGCCCAGCAGGTGGCCGACCACGATCTCGACGTGTCGATCAACAGCGAACTGGAACTGATCGAGCTGGCCGACCTGGAAGCCCTGATCGGCGTCGAGAAGAATCTGATTCTCAACAAGCTCTCGCATGCGGAAATCGCCGAAGACATCTTCGCGTTCCGCAAGACCAAGGTGTTGAACTACGTCGAGGAAAAGGGCATCACGTATTTTTCCCGCCGCAGTCCGCGTGGCGCCGGCGAGCTGAAGTCGCTGGCCGATCTGGAGTTCGTCGACCAGCGAACCTTGTTCGAAGCCGTGAGCGCTTTCGACACCTACGACCTCGCGAAACTGCTGTCCGCCGTGACCGGCGAGCCGATCTCCGATCGCCTGTTCTCGGTGATGACCGAGGCGCGCAAGAAGGAGGTGTCGTGGGTCATGCGTCGTGAAATCAAGATCGATCCGCTCGAGATTGCCGAGATCGAGGAGCGTTTCATCGAGACCGTACGCGCGATCAAATCGTCGGCCGCTGCAGCGCCGCTTTCCAATGTGGATGCCTGACGCCGGGTAGTCGGACCACCGGCCGCTTGCAGGTCCGGTCCGACGACTGCGGCTGCCGTTCGAGAGGATGTATGGATCTTTTGACGTTATTTGGCGCCCTGTTTGGCGTGACGGCTATCGTGGCCGGTTTTTCGCTCGAGGGTGGTCATTTCACCTCGCTGTTTCAGCTGGAGGCGTTCGTCATCGTATTGGGCGGCACCTTAGGCGCGGTGATGATCCAGAACACCTGGGCGAGGTTTTATGACGGCGTGAAGCAACTGCGGCTCGCGTTCGTGAAAGCGCGCCAGGTCGACCGGCAAAGCTTGTCGGTCCTGCTCGAGTGGGGCGATCAGGCGAAGCTGAACGGCATGCTCGTGTTCGAGTCGATCGACGCGGGCGGCATCAATCCGTTTGCCAAACGAGGCCTGGAGCTTCTGGCCAACGGGGTGTCGACGGCCGTGCTCGAGGACGCCCTGCAGCGAGAACTGGATGCCTACGAGCGCAATCACATGGCGGCGGCGCGGATATGGCAGCAGGCCGGCGGCTATGCGCCGACGTTCGGCATTCTGGGGGCGGTGCTCGGTCTGATTCAGGTCACCGGCCATATGCTCGAACCGGCGCAACTCGGGCAAGGTATTGCCGTCGCCTTTGTGGCGACGCTGTACGGCCTCGCGTTGGCGAATCTGGTCTTTTTGCCGCTGTACGGAAAGATCCGGGCGCAGGTGGATAGCGAATTGCGCTTCAGACGTTTGTATCTCGACGGCTTGCTCGCGATTTCGCGCAAGGAGTCGCCCCATACGATCGAAACCCGGCTCGCGGGCGACGTCCGCGAACGATCGGCGGAGTTGTTGGGATAACCCGGAATAGCCTGGGATTGCCAGGCATAACGTGGGATCGCCTGGGATCGCATGGAATAGCCCGCCTCGCCCGGCTGGCGAAAACGCGCCAGGCGCTCATTCAAACGCAATTCGGAAGCAGACGATTCGAGCATGACTATCTCCTCGGGTAACAAGCGCCTGGCGTCGGACAAAACCGGCTATCAGCACGACGATGACGAGGGCGAAGGCGAGGCCCAGTCCGGCCGCTGGCTGATTTCCTATGCGGACCTCATCACCACGCTGATGGTGCTGTTCCTCGCGCTTTACGTGCTGCAGCTGGCGAAAAACCGGGAGCTCGACATCAAGATGCTCGAGCGCCGCGAGGTGAAAACGGCAACGGCCGCCGGCAACGCGCCCACTCCGGTTGCCATGTCCGGCGCACCGGAAGCCGCGCGGCGGCAGCTTCTTTCGTTGCTGGCGCCGCTTCAGGACAACCGGCAGATCACGATTTCGAATGCCTCGCAGGGCGTGGAAATCGCCATCAACGCAAAAATTCTCTTCAACTCGGGCGACGCGCGCCTGCTGCCGGAGTCGTTCGGCGTCCTGGCGCAGATCGCAGGGGTACTGCGCGATCGATCGAAGAACAACATCCTCGTCGAGGGGCACACGGACAATGTGCCGATATCGACCGCGAAATACGAATCCAACTGGGAGCTGTCGTCGGCACGGGCGGGCGCCGTGGTTCGATTCTTTGCCGACAAGGGGATCGAACCGCACAGAATGGCCGCCATCGGCCGGGCGGATA
This genomic stretch from Paraburkholderia caffeinilytica harbors:
- a CDS encoding flagellar motor protein, which encodes MDLLTLFGALFGVTAIVAGFSLEGGHFTSLFQLEAFVIVLGGTLGAVMIQNTWARFYDGVKQLRLAFVKARQVDRQSLSVLLEWGDQAKLNGMLVFESIDAGGINPFAKRGLELLANGVSTAVLEDALQRELDAYERNHMAAARIWQQAGGYAPTFGILGAVLGLIQVTGHMLEPAQLGQGIAVAFVATLYGLALANLVFLPLYGKIRAQVDSELRFRRLYLDGLLAISRKESPHTIETRLAGDVRERSAELLG
- a CDS encoding OmpA family protein: MTISSGNKRLASDKTGYQHDDDEGEGEAQSGRWLISYADLITTLMVLFLALYVLQLAKNRELDIKMLERREVKTATAAGNAPTPVAMSGAPEAARRQLLSLLAPLQDNRQITISNASQGVEIAINAKILFNSGDARLLPESFGVLAQIAGVLRDRSKNNILVEGHTDNVPISTAKYESNWELSSARAGAVVRFFADKGIEPHRMAAIGRADNFPLIIGDDAAARAANRRVTILVEY